The DNA region GCAAAGGTTTTGCAGGATGaattgcggggcggggggggtcaggAGGGTGGAATAGCTAAGACTCAATCAATCAATCACACTGATCTCATGACAATAAGAAAACATTCATTAaataaaacaggttttttttagtCCCTGAGTGAGGGGGCACTAGTAGAGCATGGGCAGGCTATGGGAAATCTATCTGACAAGCAGGGAAGCCAATCAAAAGGAGACAGACTCCAACAGTATATCTTAGAGGCTCCTGTCACTGTTTACTCTGGAGGTCCAGGAGATGCCCGCTGTACTGTGATATTTGATATTGTCCCTAAGTGATTAAATAGTGACTATTTGTTAAGAAGcagctgtgtgctcagcactgcacAAGACACAAATAAagacatagggcctgattctgctctcacttacacggTGGACATCAGGAGTaattcagctgaagtcaatagttagagggtggaagcagtgtgagatcagaattaggccaacAGTCCCTGGTCCAATGGGGCAAGTGGTTCATATGTCCTTGAATGTCTTTCCTGTCTCATCTAGCATGTTAATGGGGTGCACTACAAGTCTTGGTGTAGATGGGGGTTATCAGCCCTTCTCTGCGCCCCAGACTTTCTCAGCTTGCTTTCTCTCTTCCCATCTCTCCTAtctcctcccacagcctttttgtcctctcctgtttgttttaaatctctcaTCCCTGGTTACTCGCTGTCACTCACCTTCTCTCTTCTGCTTCCTGTTTTATGTAGTAAGGTTCACTGACCTTCAAAGTCTCACTAAAAGTGAGTTTGCAAATAAAATATTGTCGTCAATCTGCAAGAAGCGTTTTGTCATTTTACTTTTTGTTGTTTTGGAACATTGGTTCCTTCAGTGTGGATGAAGAGAAATTCCTCAACAGGCCCTATCTGTCCATCACCCACAACGGCATGATTACCATAATCCAAGAGTACCGTGTCACCATAGCATGCAACTTGAAGATGCACAAGTTTCCATTTGACACCCAGATGTGCAGCATAACCCTCTTCTCAGACATAGTATCAGGTATGTCCATTCTTATTCACTTTTACTACAACCAGACTAGAttttctggtgctggccactgtccaCAACAAGACAATGGACTAATTGGATCACAGGTCTGATCTGCCATTGAATTTTTATGTTCACTACTCAACAGTGTCCATTCTGTTAAAAAGATTACAATGCAAGAGGGAAAGTGGGCTATGGCATGATCTCCCACTATGGAGTCTCCTATATGTTTATCTCTGGAAGAATCCAGGTTCTGCCTCTGCAAAGCCTTTACTCCCAGGAGTGGCCAGCTTGGTCAaatgactagtcccattgactgcaatagggGCTACTTAAGTTTGCAAGGTCTAGTCCTTAAAATGTGCATGAGGGTCTAGATTAAAAATAGAACTCCAAGGGCTGAAGTTGAGAGGACTAATCACATGACTGACAAAGGGCTGCAGAATGGGACCCAGACTTAGAGATTTGAGTTCCAGGCTAGAGATCTAGGGTCTGGACTGCTGCATGCTTTCTTATTTTATCCCCATGGTAGGCGCAGAAACGGCAAGGCTAGACTTACTTTCAAGCATGATCTTTTATTGTTTGCATAGACAGGTGTCCATTTAGCTACAACTATTATAATAATTGAGTTTCACTTGAAAATCAATTGGCTTCGTTAAACTAAAGGTAACAATTGTTCATGACATTcctagagtttaaagccagaagggatcattagatcatctagtctgaccttctgtgtctcacaggccattaaatgtcacccagttacccctgaattgagtccaataacttgtgtttggctaaagcagcTCTTCCAGAAAGTCAGCCAGCCACGATTTTGAAGAGAAAACTCTTTGCTAGGAAAGTATTAACCAGACCCAGTTCACATCCGGGAGTGAAACATTCCAGGGAAAGGGGCTAGCGATCTCGGTATCGAGACCTAGATATTTTTCTCAAGAAAATGCTCCATTTGCACAATTGCCACCATAGTGAGTCTGCGAAGAAGAGGCCCAGATAGTAGCTACTCCCAAGTATTTATGGAAGCACAGGAAAAAGACAGCCACTGCCAACtgctcctctaagtgcttcatctAAAGCTCACtcgagtcagtggaaagactcccactgacttcattaggaTTTGGATCAAGGCCATAGGATGGGAGACCGAATTCAACCAAGTATCCAAGACCAATGGAGTTATGAAACTCCTGCTGTCAGCAAACATCTGTTCCCATTTAAGCAGTGACCTGTGGGCTGGATTCCGATATCATACTGTTataactctattgatttcagtgaagtcatTCCTGGTTTACCCTGGAGTAAGAATCAAGCTCCAAGTACACAACTAGTTCTGTTTTGGGCAAGATATGTAATTTTCCCACCGAGGGTGGGTGGGTAGGGGATCTTAACCTTATCTTCCCCCCTTCTGAATACACACCTGGATTGTGGCAGCAGATCTGAACTTCCTGTACTAAGAAAGGAAACACCTTTAAACCACTGCGTCTTCACTTTCTTTCCTCAAACAGCAACAGACCTTATATTCTGGTCCAATGAGACAACAGAAGAGCTGAATAAAAACAGTAAACGTTATCAGTTGAACGATGGAGAATGGAAGATCACAAACATAAAcattataccagacagagtagaGGACGAGGAGGAAGTCTCTAATGGGATCACCTATGAGGTATTGCATCATCAGTGTATTTCGCACACTATATATTGCATTTGTTGATTTATCATAAACACGTCCTTCAAAACATCAGGGCTCAgctacaaaaactaaaaacacaACCCAAGCAAAATCTAGTCATCTTGAAAGGACTAACCTCCACGATTACAAATACACATTCCCCACCAGGCAAAGGGCTTTATAAAATTATAGGTATTTTAACAAAATGTCCAGGGAAATATATATTATTCACTTATGCCCAAGAGTTAATATTCCtacctcagcaagtttgtgggaGTCTCAAAACAGAATGATCTGATAAAAATCAAAGTGACATACCTCTAAACAGAAGTCTCAGAATGTGTCACCTCTGCAGCCTCTGCCGACCCCTACAATGTAGATCTGTAGAGCTAAATCAAGAAAAAGCGCGATCTGCTGCTCATGCCAAGTGCTCTGCTCTGCAAGGAGTTCATGGGGGAAATAGGCAATTCCCATGTCTAAATGGGAGAACTACAGCAGTCTCACAAATCCAGCAGCACATGTGCCCAAGACAACTCATGGTACCAGTTCCACTGCCACATTCCTAGCATCTCACTTCTAATAATGCAGGAGACAAGGCCAAAAAGAGAGTGGAACCAAAGCACCCTATTGTGCAAGCCAGATCATGCTTTAGCAAAATGAGCTTTGACAGTACACTCTCATAGGAGCATCTGGGGTCAGACACTAATGCTGGCAAGTCTCTGGAGTCCTTCATAGctggtaacaaaaaaaaaattcttcatgatagagccagatcctcaataGGTACCAATTgctatagctccattgacatcaccGGAGCTGCATTGatgtataccagctgaggatgtggtctAAGGTGGTTATATCTTCCTGTGAGGCATCTAGTATAGGCCACTCTGAGCCAGCTTACTGCACTAGATGGAACATTTTTTCCGCTCCAGTTTGAATGTGTGTGTTAAGGGGagtagaagaaaaaaaacaaccagagAGGTGAAGGCATAGGTATTCAATGGGCACATGTGCACaagtatacacacagagaacaccaGTAGGAAAATAGCAAGAGTGCGTAGAAGAACATAGGGCTTGACCCAAAATGAGAACAAAGGGGGCCAGATGAAGTGGCTGGAAGTAGGTGGTAGAATGAGATGGGCAGGTAAGGAAGAGTTAGCAGGACAAGTGGAAGAAGTGCCAGACTATGAGAGGAGGAGAAGTTGGGGTTATGGGTAGGAAGCAAGCAGGAAATGAAGGTAAGCAAGCAAGGAAAGAAAGCCGGGGACAGGATGAGGGCGAGTGTTTATGGCTGGCACTTGGAGTGCGGGCTGTACCAGAGGGTAGGAAGCCCACTGGGACCTGTTCCCTCCTTTGAGTTGATAGCTGGGACTCCAACCATACTTGGAGGAAGAGTCTATCTCATCCCATTGAGACCAGCACTAATCCAGGCCATTCTGTTATTTCGTGTTTGCCTTGTTCCCTCCAGATCTCCATGAAGAGACGACCCATTTTATACGTTTTGAACCTTATCTTCCCATCATGTGCTCTCTACTTATTGGATATGACTATTTTGTTCAGCAGCAGCTCTTATGAGGACAAGATCAGTTTCCAGCTGTCACTCATCATTGGAGAGTCTGTGTTAGCTCTGATTCTTAAGGACATTATTCCCACTTCTTCCGATGACCCACCCATAATaggtacttgtctttattgagtATAAGTCACTTTATATTAGACATGCACTGGATGTAAGGCAGAGAGCAGAGTACAAACGTGTCGCCTATTCAAAGATAGTAAGAAGAGGAACAGTAGCCACTGCACAAGAGCTGTAATACAAGAAGTCCCTATGCAGAACAGTTTCTGGACTTGGGGCACTATATTTCTTCTATTAAGCAGAAGCCCACAGTAGATAGAATTATGAATCTAAAGGAAGTAAGGCAGAGAGTTTATCAAGCACATTGTCTTTGTCTTGTTTTGCAGTGAGGTTTTTCATAGGTGTCTTTGTCCTAATGATTATGGGTGTATTGGAGACCTGCCTATTAatgcagctgaagaagaaacCCCTACACCCTATACTCAAGGCTATCAAACTGCTGAGATGCCGTAAGCAAGCTAGAACAACATCTGGAACCCTCCGAAGCAAGCAGGGTTGGTGTTTGATTACCTACATTTGAATACTCTGTATCTAGTAACAGGGTTCTGTCAGTAGGGAGCCCCTTATCTCTGGAAATCAATCATGTTAGCAGGCTTAGGACCTTAGTCCATTGTGTTTCAGGCCACATTTGATCATAAATTCACACACAGTTAAAACATCTACCTCTCAACGTCATCATGGTGCATATATTTATAAGAATTAAATATATATAGGCAACATATGTATACAAAAGAGCTGCACCTTTGTTATTTATGTAGGCTCAGCTGTAAACCCAGCCCCACACAGAGTCTGCCAACTCTGGCCAACCCCATAAACTCATTGAGCCAGAACAGTGCCTgagattttctgatggaaaaatgtaTGAAGTTTTAATAAAAACTATCAAGCAAATAAAGTCAAGTTTAGCATCACACAGGCCTCTGCTCTTGTCCACAATTTCCCCTAATGTATATTTACATTTGGCTGCTGTTCTGCCCATTTTAGGAGATTCGCTGACTGAGACGGCCAGGGGacaagaggagaggagggattcaAGCCCACTTGGAAAGGGAAATACAGAACTACCCATGCTTACGGGAACAATCAATGCAGAGGGGCAGCGAATTGGGACCCAGGCAGAGCCACAGGAGTGCGAGTCAGCTCTGCTAGTTCTGGATCAGGTGCTTTTCTGCAGCCATTTGCTTTTATCACTTCTGTTTAGCATCGTCATTATTGTACAATGGAGCAGTTAGATGTGGGCGAATTGCCTTTTCTAATACTTGCTTGCCTCAACCTCCTCCCTAACAAGGGTTTCCAGATTCTTACGCTTGAATCAAGCCGTGTACTGCATGTCTGAATAACAGTgcaagctctgcagggcaggagccTTGTTCTTGCATGTGCTTTGTAAAGCAATGTGTACACCTAGGGCATCCCATCAGCAAATAAGTTACCTGAATAAAATACATCCATGGAGCTAGTGTTCCAGCTGACAGGGAATTACTGGAGTATGTATAAGTCATCTGAGCTGTACCTCTCAAAAGTGCTGAACAACACATGGAGATCTGGGGGgaacaaagcaaacatgaaatAGCACAATGGACTAGATTAGTGCTGGTCTTGATGGGATGAGACAGGCTCCTCCAACTGTGATTGGAGTCCAGGCTACCACTAACCAGATCCCAATGAGCGTATCATGGACAGGCTACAGAGAAATGCTTATACTTGTAATACAAAAAAGGGCTGAAAGTTAAACTTGGCTGATCATTTGTGTGGCTGGACTGTTATCTCAGTCACCTGAACAACCTTGGGTTTAatcagtgatgagctcccaaaatcttaacaaccggttccttcctcctcaccccacgagggggtcgtggtccgcctcccgggactcctgccccatccaatcccctgcgttccttgatgccccctcccccaacacctgccccatttaaaagcccttttagaaccagttgtcctgaactggacaaccggttctaaaagggcttctaaatttaacaaccggttcccgccAACCGGtgcgaaccagctccagctcaccactgagtTTAACCTGAACAGCAAGAACAGGGAGAGTATTCTACAAACACTAAACCTTGGCATCCTGCTTGGAAGACTCAATCCTGTCCTCCTTCAGGGACTATCCCCACCCTGGAGAGCGCAGAGCCTCCAAAACCAATTGCCTGTTTATTTCACCGCATTTGTCACCCACTTAAACCACCCCAAAACTCCTAGTGGATTTAATCTTTTAGTTTTGAAACCAAGACGAGACACATTGCTGAAGCCCTGTACAATTACTTTATTTAAAAGATTCTAGAGAATTGGACAGTCACCAGAAACTGCTTTCAGACAGATTTACAGATCGTCAGTAGGTTTATGTGACCATTATGGATATTTCCCCTTGTCCAGTTTCGTTTCAGGGAAAACCTTATTCAAGTCCTCAAATGTCATCTGATCAAATGGAATCATGGTTCTGAACTTCTCAAGCTTGAAGTGGGTGAAGAGACAAGAAAATGTTAAAGTCAGACATAAGCAAGAATTCAACTTAAACTAGATGTTcaattataaattaaaacaagGCTGCATGACAAGCTGCCTTTAACATGAAATTCACAGGGTAGAACCCATAAAACTTACCTGTTTCTAAAGACTGCACAATAAGGGATTTAGAGGCCTGCATATATTCAACAGCACTCTTAGCCTGCAAGAGAACAAAGGATTTGGTGAGCACATTAATCCTAGATTGTTTCCTGCAGTGAAGCTGTGACTCTCATCCTATTTCACTTTAGCTAGGGAAAAGGAGTCACCATTCTCCTCTTACCTCTTCCTTAAAGAAATACTGACCTTAAAATAGCATCTGCTTTAAATAAAACAGGTAGGAGCTCTGGAGGCTGACAAATTCTCTGGCTAAAGACAACATCAATGATCTGAGTAGAACCCCTGGAGTTTATGTTTCACCCACCTTCCTCTTTCGCACAGAGGAGGAGCCCACGGAATAGAAGTCCCACTatgcaatgctccatcttgaCCCCTGCAGGCTCCAAGAACTCCAACTCCACATTCAAAAGGAGTCAGGGCTATTTCATGCAACTTAGGTGCATCCTTTGGGCTGCTGACGAGATGCCAATATGCTCCTCGATTGATCAGAGTTTGGCTGCCTTTGTCTTATACTAATGTCAAGTGTATTACACCAGAAGAGCAAGCAGAACTGCAATCCAGTCCCAGATTCTAAATCCCCAAGTGTGGTCATGGATAGGTAGAGAGAACCTATTCTGCTCAAAAGCTGCATATACGCACAAACCCAGACTTGTGGCTCTTTTACCTCAGCATAATTACCCACCAGCAGACTCCAAGTCAGAATTATTCTATACCTCTACAAAGATCAAAAACCATGTGGCAGGGAGGAGTTTTTAAATACTTACAGCTTCCTCTCCCTGGACATGTATCTTGTCTGTTTGTGTGTCCACAGGCTTGGGAACctttctagtccaaccccctgctcaaagtgggacaaatccccagacagtttttttacacaccccagttccctaaatggccccctcagggattgaactcacaaccctgggtttagcaggccaatgctcaaaccattgagctatcaaTCCCCCTGCTAGGCATACCACAGCAGGGGACCTAAGCCAATACCTCCTAATAATCTCTCCTAGCAGTCTGCTAGAGGAAAATTCACAGTTCTGTGTATGAGCAGTCTCCACTTGGATTTCAAAACAGCAGCAACATCTAATTGAGGACGAGAATCTCACCATCTTTTCAAACTCATCCACCATGCCAGCATTAGCAACTGCAGTCTTGTAATAAACCCAATCAATAGCCAGGGGCTTTTCTGGCAAGGACGTCAACCTGTACAGGTGGAGCAGAACAGCTGAGAGAACAACCCCCAGTAATTTCAGAGAGCTCCCAGGTCCACACCAGGCAACTCTGCAGTATCCATTGCCCCACACCCATCATCAGGCCCCAGGGTGGCAACTATGCTACTTTTAGTTGACAATATTTTCAGTCTCCTTGTTAATGCAGAAATGGCAATAAAGCAGCCACACAAAATTCTACCTgcctacatttgccttttttggactgcggggatgggggggtggatgggcaAGTACAATACTCTCAGTTTTTTCATCGTGAACACTGGTAGGAGCAGGCAAGGAGAATTTGTGAATGGGGTGGGTAGTTTTCATTACAGTTTTGCAAGGCTGacaaatggtttttaaaaaaaaaagaaagataataaacatggaaaccacttcaagccagggggtgcagcagcacccgtAGGTCCAGCACCTATGCACCAGGCAACCAGAGGCTCTGAAAGCCAATCTGCCCTTTTAGCCATATGGCTCAGGGTTTGTTCACCACACGCTGTTGGGAGCGGGAGTCGCTATTCAACACATGCACCCCGGGAGGTTTGATTCTGCTGGGAGAGTTTTTGCCAACATCTCTTCTGGGTGAGGTTGCACCATCCTAGCCCAACGAATTTACATCTTGGTTGTTACCAAACTGACTGGGAGATGGGGAATGCACTAGGGGTGGAATTTGGCCCATGATGTTCTGGTTTATGGTGCTCCTGGGACTCACCCTCCTTTCCAGCAGCGCTCAGTTCAACCTCAGCCACGCATGGGCTTTTCGGCTAGTTTCATCTTTTCAAGGCACCCAGGCCATGGGGGAGAGCAGAAAAGGCTGGTCCTAACTCCCCCTGCTTTAGATCAGCCTTTACAGGGGAAGACGCCCCTGGCTGGACACCAAGACTCATCTCAACACCGGCCCACGAAGGGCTGGCCACATAGCGCGGagaggggctgagctggggaacCCCTCTCCCCCGGTGACCTGTACCCCTCCTCTACTGCAGCTGGGTTGAGCGAGGACGTTCAGCTCCAAGATCCAGCTGGGACAGTGAGCTGGACATTCTGGGGGTGGAGTCTCCACCCTTGGGGAGCTCTGCCAGGCTCTAACAGGAACAGGATTTCGCTCCATGGGTTACAAATGCTGAGGATTGGCCGGGGGGGAGGAACAATGCTACAGAGGAGCCCTAAAGCCTAACTCCACTGTGGCACTTACACCCCACACActgtatatttacatatatacacacatacccaATATAATCTCAGACATACAAGCATAGGAGCCAGCTGTGTTTGCTAGATAATAAACTAGTGAAGGAGCAGCCATGTTCAGCCTGGAAGGATCTTCCACATACAACAACAAACCAGAGAATGCAGAGACAGTCAGGGGGACCATGGCAGGCAAGGGAGAGCTTTGCAAAGTCTCACTAACTACTAGTCTAGCCTCTCTCTCCACAACACCTCAGAGCTCCTCTTCCCACACCTTTTTAGTTTTCGACAGGGTGTGTTTTATAAGAGGGATCTGAGGTCATGAGCATCTGGGGTTCCTAAGCTTTGTATAGCCTGCAAAGCACAGAAGTTAGGGATGCAGAAAATCTGAAGTCAGGAAGATTGAGCTTTAGAGCTGCACCAAGTGAAGTCAGGACACAGCTGGCACTTTAAGCAGAGGGAACTAAGGTGGATAAACTACCAGCATTGAGAGACCATGTAACTTTCTTACCAGAAGATAGTTTGTTAACTTCATACAACTTTAGAGCTAGGTGACGTTTTTACAGCAAATGATTGACTCTTCGGCTGGCTGGCAGAGCGGAAAAGATAAAATGGGGGGTTTTCAAAACAATCTGAaagtcatgaaaaatttcagtgaatcaaaaaagttgatttcagatcaaacaaaacatgtttaacCCAGAACATTTTGTTCCCAAGCGTTTTCAAAGGGCTCCATTCACAAGACAGCCATCCTTAGTTcttagggcacttacctgggatatGGAAGCCCAGGGGTCACTTCCCCTGTGGCAGAGTGCAGCGGCAAGGCTGTCCGATAAACAGCAAGACCCACTTTGGacaaatttaaaaaccaaaaagccTCAATTTGATTTGTATAAATAAATCCCAACAACAAGCAATACCTTCCCTGGGGGAATATGGGGTTAAAGCAAATTATTTCTACCACAGCATTGGTCCCATAACATCAAATCCATTAATGGTAATTTCACGAGCTGATCCCAAGAGCCATCTGAGTGCATTGCGCTATTAGCACTgaattcttcattaaaaaaaaccccaagcctTGAATTATAGAAGCTTCCTCCCTACACTGATTAATATCAAAGCACCAACTACACCTCAGCAACTATCTGTAGCATCAGCGCTACCATTTGCCTCATTAGGAAAAGGAGAATGATGTGGGAAGCATTCTTAGCTATTCTCACTTTGTCTGTGGCAACAGGTAAATTAAATTGTAGTAGCATCAGATGAAAACCAACCGGATTACCCAGGAGTAATTTATATTCTCATATATGGATGAAGAAGATTAAGAAGGCACCCTAGTCCTGCCAGTGTGAAAGGGGACAAAGATCTGACAGTGATTTCCTAGAAGATACAGCCCAATGCCTTTTATCCTCTGATGTATTCATATTCCATAGGCTGGGTGTATGGTGTATGCTGAGATCCTGCCCGGTATTTCTCTGAAAAAAGGAATTTGGATGTAACCAGACTTTCATTTGAtttccacaggtgctgccccagaACAGCTCTGTAAATATGATAACATTATTCAGTATCTGAATATCTCCTCTGAAAGACCACCCCCACTACGTACAATACCCAAGGAAGATTGGGAAGAGCCATTGAAAGTGGAGATACAATTTATACTGATGTCCATCCTCTCAGTGGTAAGGAAACAAacttctttattattttttatagtaGGAAATATTGTGGAGATTGAAAAGTTGAGGCAGCTGATGATCCTAAAGTGAGTGAGTGACTCTTCTCTCTCAGACTAGCgcaaatcaggagtagctccactATTACTGCCACTGATGTGAAAGGGTAGAACCTGCACCTTAAGTCTTCTTCTCCAGACTTTATGGCTCTGGTTGGAAAGTAGAATCCAGAGCAATGTATGGTTGGAGGTGCCAGGTATAAAATAGTTTGTCACATCTGCACAAATGAGAGAGTTGTTTAAAATTGCTTTAGTGCTCATCACATGCTGAACAGGTGTCACATTAAAATAAACTCTAAAAGATCAAAGTCCAGGGCAAGATTCATTTTTCTAGCAGCCTCAGACCAATTAAAAAGCGGATAGGTTAAGCTGCATTGTGTTGCCAAAGCACTGCAAAGTTGTCCAAGAATACTCAGGAATTTGGCCCTTGATTTGCATTTCATCTGAActtctctctttttctgtttcCTCCAAAAAAAGCCTCTTACAAGGGAAACACCTCTGCTTAGCCTGGGTAAAGGGAACCGACGATATTAGCCAGTGTTACAGCACAGTGGAGTTGGGGGGGAGAGTGAGGAGAGACTTGGTAATTCTGTTTGGTTTTGCCCTCCTTATACATCAGGAATCAGAGTCTGTAGACTCGATTTTCCTGAGCCGTGTTGCAATTGTTCTCCTGCTCTGGATCTTGTCCCAGCACAGATTTACATAGCTAGGTAGATTCTATCAGGCAACTATTTTTTCCAAACATTGAACTTTACCCTTCCAATCTACACCTCAGTTTGTAAGACCAAGAAAAGTACGTTATTGGTCTGCCCTGATTTTCTCACATCTCTGACACCCATCACGCCACCATTGTAAGAAAAACACTGAACAGCCTCCAAGCTTGGTACCTACCTTAGTTAATGAAATCATGATAATCACTTTCCCATTTTGTTTCTCTAGACTGAAAAGTTACAAACTGTCACTGTCTATTTCTTAGTGATCATGGTAAGagctttttttctgtaaaatcaaAGCTATTTCCTGTGTGCTGTGAGTCCAGAAATTGTTTCCATTCTGTGATTTTTCTTTCCTCTAGAAGTGGAAAGATGTCTTTGTGACTTGGAATCC from Malaclemys terrapin pileata isolate rMalTer1 chromosome 13, rMalTer1.hap1, whole genome shotgun sequence includes:
- the LOC128848426 gene encoding 5-hydroxytryptamine receptor 3A-like → MMWEAFLAILTLSLATGAAPEQPCKHDDVIQYLNLSSEKAPPLHTIPKKNWKEPLKVKIQFALMSILSVSEKLQTVTVCFLVTMKWKNVFVTWNPQDFCDISNLKLPVDTFWSPHIIIYEHVDEEKFLNRPYLSITHNGMITIIQEYRVTIACNLKMHKFPFDTQMCSITLFSDIVSATDLIFWSNETTEELNKNSKRYQLNDGEWKITNINIIPDRVEDEEEVSNGITYEISMKRRPILYVLNLIFPSCALYLLDMTILFSSSSYEDKISFQLSLIIGESVLALILKDIIPTSSDDPPIIVRFFIGVFVLMIMGVLETCLLMQLKKKPLHPILKAIKLLRCRKQARTTSGTLRSKQGDSLTETARGQEERRDSSPLGKGNTELPMLTGTINAEGQRIGTQAEPQECESALLVLDQVLFCSHLLLSLLFSIVIIVQWSS